One segment of Panicum virgatum strain AP13 chromosome 1K, P.virgatum_v5, whole genome shotgun sequence DNA contains the following:
- the LOC120662988 gene encoding 4-hydroxyphenylpyruvate dioxygenase-like isoform X1 translates to MPPTPTPAAAAAPGAAAAPEEASFRLVGHRSFVRVNPRSDRFHALAFHHVELWCADAASAAGRFSFGLGAPLAARSDLSTGNSAHASLLLRSGSLAFLFTAPYARGADPATATLPSFSAPAARRFAADHGLAVRAVALRVADAEDAFHASVAAGARPAFEPVELGLGFRLAEVELYGDVVLRYVSYPDAAGAPFLPGFEDVSNPGAVDYGLRRFDHIVGNVPELAPVAAYISGFTGFHEFAEFTAEDVGTSESGLNSVVLANNSENVLIPLNEPVHGTKRRSQIQTFLDHHGGPGVQHIAVASNDVLRTLREMQARSAMGGFEFMAPPPPNYYDGVRRRAGDVLSEEQIKECQELGVLVDRDDQGVLLQIFTKPVGDRFVNRNSQLLTGCILTSYTERPTFFLEIIQRIGCMEKDEQGQEYQKGGCGGFGKGNFSQLFKSIEDYEKSLEAKQAAAVQGS, encoded by the exons ATGCCCCCGACCccgacccccgccgccgccgccgcgcccggcgccgccgcggcgccggaggaggcgTCGTTCCGCCTCGTGGGCCACCGCAGCTTCGTCCGCGTCAACCCGCGCTCGGACCGCTTCCACGCGCTCGCGTTCCACCACGTCGAGCTCTGGTGCGCCGACGCGGCGTCGGCCGCGGGCCGCTTCTCCTTCGGGCtcggcgcgccgctcgccgcgcggtCTGACCTCTCCACGGGGAACTCCGCGCACGCCTCGCTCCTGCTCCGCTCGGGCTCCCTCGCGTTCCTCTTCACCGCGCCCTACGCGCGCGGCGCCGACCCCGCCACCGCGACCCTGCCCTCCttctccgcgcccgccgcgcggcGCTTCGCGGCCGACCACGGCCTCGCGGTGCGCGCCGTGGCGCTCCgcgtcgccgacgccgaggaCGCCTTCCACGCCAGCGTCGCCGCCGGGGCGCGCCCGGCGTTCGAGCCCGTCGAGCTCGGCCTCGGGTTCCGCCTCGCCGAGGTCGAGCTCTACGGCGACGTCGTGCTCCGCTACGTCAGCTACCCGGACGCCGCGGGCGCGCCCTTCCTGCCGGGCTTCGAGGACGTGAGCAACCCCGGGGCGGTGGACTACGGGCTCAGGCGGTTCGACCACATCGTCGGCAACGTCCCGGAGTTGGCGCCGGTGGCCGCGTACATCTCCGGGTTCACGGGGTTCCACGAGTTCGCCGAGTTCACGGCGGAGGACGTCGGCACGTCGGAGAGCGGGCTCAATTCGGTGGTGCTCGCCAACAACTCCGAGAACGTGCTCATCCCGCTCAACGAGCCCGTGCACGGCACCAAGCGCCGCAGCCAGATACAGACGTTCCTGGATCACCACGGCGGCCCGGGCGTGCAGCACATCGCGGTGGCCAGCAACGACGTGCTCAGGACGCTGCGGGAGATGCAAGCACGCTCCGCCATGGGCGGGTTCGAGTTcatggcgcctccgccgcccaacTACTACGACGGTGTGAGGCGGCGCGCCGGGGACGTGCTCTCGGAGGAGCAGATCAAGGAGTGCCAAGAACTCGGGGTGCTGGTGGACCGGGATGACCAGGGGGTGTTGCTCCAAATCTTCACCAAGCCAGTGGGGGACAG GTTCGTAAATCGTAATAGTCAACTATTGACTGGTTGCATACTAACTAGCTATACAGAAAG GCCAACATTTTTCTTGGAGATAATCCAAAGGATTGGGTGCATGGAGAAGGATGAGCAGGGGCAGGAGTACCAGAAGGGCGGCTGCGGCGGGTTCGGCAAGGGAAACTTCTCACAGCTGTTCAAATCCATTGAGGACTATGAGAAGTCCCTTGAAGCGAAGCAAGCTGCTGCAGTCCAGGGATCCTAA
- the LOC120662988 gene encoding 4-hydroxyphenylpyruvate dioxygenase-like isoform X2 encodes MPPTPTPAAAAAPGAAAAPEEASFRLVGHRSFVRVNPRSDRFHALAFHHVELWCADAASAAGRFSFGLGAPLAARSDLSTGNSAHASLLLRSGSLAFLFTAPYARGADPATATLPSFSAPAARRFAADHGLAVRAVALRVADAEDAFHASVAAGARPAFEPVELGLGFRLAEVELYGDVVLRYVSYPDAAGAPFLPGFEDVSNPGAVDYGLRRFDHIVGNVPELAPVAAYISGFTGFHEFAEFTAEDVGTSESGLNSVVLANNSENVLIPLNEPVHGTKRRSQIQTFLDHHGGPGVQHIAVASNDVLRTLREMQARSAMGGFEFMAPPPPNYYDGVRRRAGDVLSEEQIKECQELGVLVDRDDQGVLLQIFTKPVGDRPTFFLEIIQRIGCMEKDEQGQEYQKGGCGGFGKGNFSQLFKSIEDYEKSLEAKQAAAVQGS; translated from the exons ATGCCCCCGACCccgacccccgccgccgccgccgcgcccggcgccgccgcggcgccggaggaggcgTCGTTCCGCCTCGTGGGCCACCGCAGCTTCGTCCGCGTCAACCCGCGCTCGGACCGCTTCCACGCGCTCGCGTTCCACCACGTCGAGCTCTGGTGCGCCGACGCGGCGTCGGCCGCGGGCCGCTTCTCCTTCGGGCtcggcgcgccgctcgccgcgcggtCTGACCTCTCCACGGGGAACTCCGCGCACGCCTCGCTCCTGCTCCGCTCGGGCTCCCTCGCGTTCCTCTTCACCGCGCCCTACGCGCGCGGCGCCGACCCCGCCACCGCGACCCTGCCCTCCttctccgcgcccgccgcgcggcGCTTCGCGGCCGACCACGGCCTCGCGGTGCGCGCCGTGGCGCTCCgcgtcgccgacgccgaggaCGCCTTCCACGCCAGCGTCGCCGCCGGGGCGCGCCCGGCGTTCGAGCCCGTCGAGCTCGGCCTCGGGTTCCGCCTCGCCGAGGTCGAGCTCTACGGCGACGTCGTGCTCCGCTACGTCAGCTACCCGGACGCCGCGGGCGCGCCCTTCCTGCCGGGCTTCGAGGACGTGAGCAACCCCGGGGCGGTGGACTACGGGCTCAGGCGGTTCGACCACATCGTCGGCAACGTCCCGGAGTTGGCGCCGGTGGCCGCGTACATCTCCGGGTTCACGGGGTTCCACGAGTTCGCCGAGTTCACGGCGGAGGACGTCGGCACGTCGGAGAGCGGGCTCAATTCGGTGGTGCTCGCCAACAACTCCGAGAACGTGCTCATCCCGCTCAACGAGCCCGTGCACGGCACCAAGCGCCGCAGCCAGATACAGACGTTCCTGGATCACCACGGCGGCCCGGGCGTGCAGCACATCGCGGTGGCCAGCAACGACGTGCTCAGGACGCTGCGGGAGATGCAAGCACGCTCCGCCATGGGCGGGTTCGAGTTcatggcgcctccgccgcccaacTACTACGACGGTGTGAGGCGGCGCGCCGGGGACGTGCTCTCGGAGGAGCAGATCAAGGAGTGCCAAGAACTCGGGGTGCTGGTGGACCGGGATGACCAGGGGGTGTTGCTCCAAATCTTCACCAAGCCAGTGGGGGACAG GCCAACATTTTTCTTGGAGATAATCCAAAGGATTGGGTGCATGGAGAAGGATGAGCAGGGGCAGGAGTACCAGAAGGGCGGCTGCGGCGGGTTCGGCAAGGGAAACTTCTCACAGCTGTTCAAATCCATTGAGGACTATGAGAAGTCCCTTGAAGCGAAGCAAGCTGCTGCAGTCCAGGGATCCTAA